Proteins co-encoded in one Chrysemys picta bellii isolate R12L10 chromosome 13, ASM1138683v2, whole genome shotgun sequence genomic window:
- the LOC101934483 gene encoding olfactory receptor 10S1-like: MKPGNQTPVTEFILEGLPNTRELPSLFFLLFLLLYLLTLLGNALTLLTVLCDPRLHALPMYCFLGHLSFLDACLSSVTVPKILAGLVGPSGRAISFGGCVVQLYAFHFLCSTECFLYTVMAYDRFLAICHPLRYSVVMSRKTCLWLAAGTWLTGSIHAAVQAFLTFRLPYCGPNQVEYFVCDIPAVLKLACADTATNQVVILANIGAVGAGCFLLICVSYAYIASALLKIRMAQGRQRSFSTCSAHLTLVLLYYGPPVFIYLHPSSSQASDGVVAVFYTAVTPLLNPFIYTLRNKEMKKALRKLKEKVSHTK; this comes from the exons ATGAAGCCAGGAAACCAAACGCCGGTGACAGAATTCATCCTGGAGGGACTCCCAAACACCAGGGAGCTTccctctctcttcttcctcctcttcctcctcctctacctGCTCACCCTGCTGGGCAACGCCCTCACCCTGCTGACTGTGCTCTGCGATCCTCGACTCCACGCCCTGCCCATGTACTGCTTCCTCGGCCACCTTTCCTTCCTTGACGCCTGCCTCTCCTCCGTCACTGTGCCCAAGATCCTGGCTGGCTTGGTggggcccagtggcagggccatcTCCTTCGGCGGCTGCGTGGTGCAGCTCTACGCCTTCCATTTCCTGTGCAGCACCGAGTGCTTCCTCTATACGGTAATGGCCTATGACCGCTTCCTGGCCATCTGCCACCCCCTGCGTTACAGCGTGGTGATGAGCAGAAAGACCTGCCTGTGGCTGGCCGCTGGCACCTGGCTCACTGGCTCAATCCATGCCGCGGTCCAGGCCTTCCTGACCTTTCGCCTGCCCTACTGTGGCCCCAACCAGGTGGAATACTTTGTCTGCGACATCCCTGCTGTGCTGAAGCTGGCCTGCGCCGACACAGCCACCAACCAAGTCGTCATTCTGGCCAACATTGGGGCGGTGGGGGCCGGCTGCTTCCTGCTCATCTGCGTTTCTTATGCCTACATCGCCTCCGCCCTCCTGAAGATCCGCATGGCCCAAGGGAGGCAGCGATCGTTCTCCACCTGCAGCGCCCACCTCACCCTGGTGCTGCTGTACTATGGGCCCCCAGTCTTCATATACCTGCATCCCTCTTCGAGTCAAGCATCCGACGGCGTAGTGGCTGTATTCTATACTGCAGTCACCCCTCTACTGAACCCCTTTATATACaccctgaggaacaaggagatgaaAAAGGCCTTGAGGAAACTG AAGGAGAAAGTGTCTCACACAAAATAA
- the LOC101934208 gene encoding olfactory receptor 10G6-like: MECGNRSQLTHFILVGLPYPPELRIPLFLFFLIIYLLTLCGNLLILLVVARERRLHKPMYWFLCHLSFLDMTVSSVVVPKVVAGFLSGGRAISFQGCVAQLFFFHFLGCTECFLYTVMAYDRFLAICKPLHYSIIMNHRACLCLAVVTWLGGSLHSTIQTALTFQLPYGQENRVRYIFCDIPAVLKLACGDTALNELVTFVDIGFLAFTCFLLILLSYVYIVSAILRIHSDEGRRRAFSTCMAHVTVVVTYYVPGFFIYLRPGSWHPLDGVVAVFYTMVTPLLNPLIYTLRNKEMKDALRVYLKQSSAGERQEELGSSSLATPQAEALLKA, from the exons ATGGAGTGTGGGAACCGATCCCAGCTGACCCATTTCATCCTGGTGGGGCTCCCATATCCCCCAGAGCTGCGCATTCCCTtgttcctcttcttcctcatcatCTACCTGTTGACGCTGTGTGGGAACCTGCTCATATTGCTGGTGGTGGCCCGGGAGCGCCGGCTGCACAAGCCAATGTACTGGTTCCTCTGCCACTTGTCCTTCCTGGACATGACAGTCTCTTCGGTGGTGGTGCCCAAGGTGGTGGCTGGCTTCCTGTCGGGCGGCAGGGCCATCTCCTTCCAGGGCTGCGTGGCCCAGCTCTTCTTCTTCCACTTCCTTGGCTGCACCGAGTGCTTCCTCTACACGGTTATGGCCTATGACCGCTTCCTGGCCATCTGCAAGCCACTGCACTACAGCATCATTATGAACCACAGAGCCTGCCTGTGCCTGGCAGTAGTGACCTGGTTAGGGGGCTCCCTGCACTCCACCATACAGACCGCGCTGACCTTCCAGCTGCCCTATGGCCAAGAGAACAGGGTGAGATATATCTTCTGTGATATCCCGGCTGTTCTGAAGCTGGCCTGCGGGGACACGGCACTCAACGAGCTGGTGACATTTGTGGACATCGGCTTCCTGGCCTTCACCTGCTTCCTTCTGATCTTGTTGTCCTATGTCTACATTGTCTCAGCCATCCTGAGGATCCACTCGGACGAGGGCAGGCGCcgggccttctccacctgcatggCTCATGTCACCGTGGTGGTGACCTACTATGTGCCCGGGTTCTTCATCTACCTGAGGCCAGGATCCTGGCACCCACTGGATGGTGTGGTGGCTGTATTCTACACCATGGTGACCCCGCTCctcaaccccctcatctacacgctgaggaacaaggagatgaaGGATGCCCTG AGAGTgtacctgaagcagagcagtgctggggaaaggcaagaggagctggggagctccagcctggcaactccccaggctgaggccttgttaaaggcctaa
- the LOC135975111 gene encoding olfactory receptor 10D3-like, with the protein MGLVNHTVVTHFILLGIPNADGLQTILFITFLAFYLCTLLGNLLIFSAILADPRLHTPMYFFLCNLSVLDIGISSISIPKYLTMLWGQSRVISLGGCMSQVFFGHFLGSTECLLYTVMAYDRYVAICHPLRYLPIMNRRVCALLAAGTWITSSFHATILTSLTFTLPYCGSNVVDYFFCDIFPVVKLACADTYIIETVTLTNIGLVPMTCFLLILASYIRIIYSVLNMNSAEGWRKAASTCASHLVVVTLFFGPCVLIYTQPQPSKVLMTAVQIFGNVVTPMLNPAIYTLRNKEVKAALKKLRVRQMPAC; encoded by the coding sequence ATGGGGCTGGTCAACCACACTGTGGTGACTCATTTCATCCTCTTAGGGATCCCTAACGCTGACGGCCTCCAGACCATCCTCTTCATCACCTTCTTAGCCTTCTACCTCTGCACGCTGCTGGGCAACCTGCTCATCTTCTCAGCCATCCTCGCTGACCCCCGTTtgcacacccccatgtatttcttcctgtgCAATCTCTCCGTGCTGGACATTGGAATCTCCTCCATCAGCATCCCTAAATATCTGACCATGCTCTGGGGTCAGAGCAGAGTCATCTCACTGGGTGGGTGCATGTCCCAGGTCTTCTTTGGGCACTTTCTGGGCAGCACCGAGTGCCTGCTTTACACCGTCATGGCCTACGACCGGTATGTGGCCATTTGCCACCCACTGCGCTACCTGCCCATCATGAACCGGAGGGTATGCGCCCTCCTGGCCGCTGGCACCTGGATCACCAGCTctttccacgccaccatccttacCAGCCTGACCTTCACGCTGCCCTACTGTGGGTCCAATGTGGTGGactatttcttctgtgacatcttcCCAGTGGTCAAGCTGGCCTGTGCAGACACGTACATCATTGAGACCGTGACCTTGACAAACATTGGTCTGGTGCCCATGACTTGCTTCCTCCTCATCCTCGCATCCTACATCAGGATCATCTACTCCGTCTTGAATATGAACTCGGCCGAAGGGTGGCGCAAAGCAGCCTCCACTTGCGCCTCGCATCTGGTGGTGGTGACACTGTTCTTTGGTCCCTGTGTCCTGATCTATACTCAGCCCCAGCCAAGCAAAGTGCTGATGACTGCTGTGCAGATCTTTGGCAATGTGGTCACGCCCATGCTGAACCCGGCCATCTATacgctgaggaacaaggaggtgaaagcAGCTCTGAAAAAACTGAGAGTGCGTCAAATGCCTGCGTGTTGA